One segment of Candidatus Bathyanammoxibius amoris DNA contains the following:
- a CDS encoding tetratricopeptide repeat protein, which yields MVYENKGMLSEAVDAYTKALKTEPDNTEVRIRLGELWLNHKRNPGKAMHYLREALKVSGDRETTERIKETIRTVEKHGLPRRPGDMVKNH from the coding sequence GTGGTGTATGAGAACAAGGGTATGCTGAGCGAGGCGGTAGATGCCTATACAAAGGCCCTCAAGACTGAACCCGATAATACGGAGGTGCGCATCAGGCTGGGCGAACTGTGGCTGAACCACAAAAGGAATCCCGGCAAGGCCATGCACTACCTCCGGGAGGCCCTGAAGGTCAGCGGCGACCGGGAGACCACTGAAAGGATTAAAGAGACCATACGGACTGTAGAGAAACATGGGTTGCCACGCCGTCCCGGTGATATGGTAAAAAACCATTGA